One genomic region from Reichenbachiella ulvae encodes:
- the purB gene encoding adenylosuccinate lyase codes for MDLNALTAISPVDGRYRRHTAELAEYFSEYGLIKYRVHVEIEYFIALCQHPLPQLESVDHSLFGKLRQIVVEFSEADAQEIKDIEKTTNHDVKAVEYFIKKRFDNLGLQQFKEFIHFGLTSQDINNTAIPLQLKHAIESEYIPALNQIEANLMEMAEEWKDIPMLAKTHGQPASPTMLGKEILVFHERLTQQVNMLDSVRYGAKFGGATGNMNAHFIAYPEIDWIKFANNFVDNTLGLRRSYPTTQIEHYDDMAALFDNLKRINTILIDFARDIWQYISMGYFKQKIVKGEVGSSAMPHKVNPIDFENAEGNLGMANAVFEYLSAKLPISRLQRDLTDSTVLRNVGVPVGHGFIALKSLEKGMGKLELNQAAIDADLDQNWAVVSEAIQTLLRREAYPEPYEALKALTRGNQEVTQQSLAEFIDTLEISEDLKEEMKNITPFNYTGINPLK; via the coding sequence ATGGATTTGAATGCACTGACAGCCATTTCGCCGGTAGACGGCAGATACAGAAGACACACTGCAGAATTAGCAGAATATTTTTCAGAGTATGGACTCATCAAATACAGAGTACATGTAGAAATAGAATATTTCATCGCCCTCTGCCAGCACCCACTGCCACAGCTCGAAAGTGTAGACCACAGCCTATTCGGTAAACTACGTCAGATTGTAGTAGAGTTTTCTGAAGCCGATGCTCAGGAGATCAAAGACATTGAAAAAACAACTAACCATGATGTGAAGGCTGTCGAATACTTCATCAAGAAAAGATTCGACAATTTAGGACTGCAGCAATTCAAAGAATTCATCCACTTTGGATTGACTTCTCAGGACATCAACAATACGGCGATTCCTTTGCAGCTCAAGCATGCCATAGAAAGCGAATACATTCCAGCTTTGAATCAGATAGAAGCTAACCTGATGGAAATGGCAGAGGAGTGGAAAGACATCCCTATGCTAGCCAAGACGCACGGTCAGCCTGCCTCTCCGACTATGCTGGGCAAAGAAATTTTGGTATTCCACGAGCGTTTGACACAGCAGGTAAACATGCTGGATTCAGTGCGCTATGGTGCTAAGTTCGGTGGTGCAACTGGTAACATGAATGCTCACTTTATCGCCTATCCAGAGATCGACTGGATCAAATTCGCCAACAACTTTGTGGACAACACATTGGGACTGAGAAGAAGCTACCCAACTACCCAGATCGAGCACTACGATGACATGGCAGCTCTTTTCGACAACCTGAAAAGAATCAATACCATATTGATCGACTTTGCACGTGACATCTGGCAATACATCTCTATGGGCTACTTCAAGCAAAAAATCGTAAAAGGAGAAGTAGGATCGTCTGCTATGCCTCACAAGGTGAACCCTATCGATTTCGAAAATGCGGAAGGCAACCTGGGTATGGCTAACGCGGTATTTGAATACCTGTCTGCTAAACTTCCTATCTCACGTCTTCAGAGAGACCTGACAGACTCTACTGTATTGAGAAACGTCGGTGTGCCAGTAGGACACGGCTTCATTGCTCTCAAATCGCTGGAGAAAGGAATGGGTAAACTGGAATTGAATCAAGCAGCCATTGACGCTGATTTGGATCAGAACTGGGCAGTAGTTTCTGAAGCGATCCAGACCCTACTCAGACGCGAAGCTTACCCTGAGCCATATGAAGCTCTCAAAGCGCTTACAAGAGGGAATCAGGAAGTGACTCAGCAATCATTGGCAGAGTTCATCGATACGCTAGAGATTAGTGAAGATCTAAAGGAGGAAATGAAAAACATCACGCCTTTCAACTATACAGGAATCAATCCTTTGAAATAA
- a CDS encoding RagB/SusD family nutrient uptake outer membrane protein, which yields MKTMNKKINIVLGSLLAFCLVACDDFLDLEPISQETTEVGYDNASQLEAALTGSYESFQSAEYYVWDKILFQDVRSDNHYAGGDNPEIFQVDWLTITPTNSRLFGNWSDLYNAIAKANVVLERAPLVDDPKLTEERRSQIMGEAYFLRAYHHYTLVTSWGEVPIMTAFTSSTDPDKIRPSKSSQEEVYDQIIEDLEMAIDLLPDTYGSDASVNKARATAGAANALAAKASLQRPNPNYQAALDYCVAVEKSSANYQLIDYNHLFDGNHYNNAESILEVQFTGGPEGNWGPQMHLPPSISGDSWRKFTTPSHDLIDAYTAEGDVIRRDATVLFEAVDWVDEFWGNAVGSTIPFAYKWKNASGWASSDRLHLLRLGDVILLKAEALVGLNRLGDAATEVNRIRSRVSLPDLSAADLASQATMRQAILEERRLELAQEGQRWDDLVRFGQVVSVMNNLVEIDLRTGQPFDYSMDESQIFLPIPQEELDRNPNLK from the coding sequence ATGAAAACGATGAATAAAAAAATCAATATTGTACTGGGTTCATTGCTGGCGTTTTGCCTGGTGGCCTGTGACGATTTTCTCGATCTCGAACCGATATCTCAAGAAACAACAGAAGTAGGCTATGACAATGCCAGCCAATTAGAGGCAGCATTGACGGGGAGTTACGAATCCTTCCAATCGGCGGAATACTATGTGTGGGATAAGATTTTATTTCAGGATGTAAGATCTGACAACCACTATGCTGGGGGAGACAATCCAGAGATCTTTCAGGTCGATTGGCTGACTATTACTCCTACCAACTCGCGCCTATTTGGCAACTGGTCCGATTTGTACAATGCCATAGCCAAAGCCAATGTGGTATTGGAGCGAGCTCCTTTGGTAGACGATCCTAAATTGACTGAAGAGAGAAGAAGTCAAATCATGGGCGAGGCTTATTTCCTACGAGCTTATCACCACTACACACTGGTGACTAGTTGGGGCGAGGTGCCCATCATGACTGCCTTTACTTCTTCCACTGACCCTGATAAAATTCGACCATCCAAGTCGAGTCAGGAGGAGGTTTACGATCAAATCATCGAAGACCTGGAAATGGCAATTGATTTGCTGCCTGACACTTATGGTTCGGATGCGAGTGTCAACAAAGCAAGAGCGACAGCAGGAGCTGCAAATGCCCTGGCGGCCAAAGCGAGTTTGCAACGTCCCAATCCAAATTACCAGGCGGCACTGGATTACTGTGTAGCAGTTGAGAAAAGTTCGGCCAATTATCAGCTGATCGACTACAACCACCTCTTCGATGGCAATCATTATAACAATGCAGAGTCGATTTTAGAGGTTCAATTCACTGGAGGTCCAGAGGGCAACTGGGGACCACAGATGCATTTACCTCCTTCTATTTCAGGAGATAGCTGGAGAAAATTTACTACTCCTTCTCATGATCTGATCGATGCTTATACAGCGGAGGGCGATGTGATCCGAAGAGATGCTACTGTGCTTTTCGAGGCTGTTGATTGGGTAGATGAGTTCTGGGGCAATGCAGTGGGAAGCACCATTCCTTTCGCTTACAAATGGAAAAATGCCAGTGGATGGGCAAGTTCGGACCGTCTGCACTTACTGCGATTGGGAGATGTGATCTTGTTGAAGGCCGAAGCATTGGTAGGCCTGAACCGACTGGGAGATGCGGCTACTGAAGTAAACAGAATTAGATCTAGAGTGAGTTTACCTGATTTGTCTGCTGCTGATCTGGCGAGCCAGGCCACGATGAGACAGGCCATCCTGGAGGAAAGAAGGCTTGAGTTGGCCCAGGAAGGACAAAGGTGGGACGATCTTGTTCGATTTGGTCAGGTAGTGTCTGTGATGAACAACCTGGTTGAGATCGATCTGAGAACGGGTCAGCCATTCGATTATAGTATGGACGAAAGTCAAATATTTCTTCCAATCCCACAAGAGGAGCTGGACAGAAATCCAAATCTGAAATAA
- a CDS encoding ion channel has translation MSEEIQDPGLGLKFERVANRSINKDGSFNVKRVNFGYHFKNTYQSLIRMNWFLFFVVVTVFILGSNLLFAGAYFLAGRAELSGLFSHNEWDHFLQCVYFSFQSFTTVGFGSISPVGHFSSIVSSIESVYGLISFAFITGLLYGRFSRPQAMFKYSKNALIAPYKDGKSLQFRFVNRRSSQIIELSADVMLSYNKKIGGSYARKFSRLQLEIDSILFLPLNWTLVHPIDEKSPLYSLTQEELVEGGAEIMILIKGFDDTFSQIVHSRYSYTFDEVVWDAKFVKPYHVDENGEMVLDKDLVDEYEKV, from the coding sequence ATGAGTGAAGAAATACAAGATCCGGGTCTGGGGCTAAAGTTTGAGCGGGTAGCGAACCGGTCTATCAATAAGGATGGCTCATTCAATGTGAAGCGTGTCAATTTTGGTTATCATTTTAAGAACACCTATCAGTCTTTGATTCGGATGAACTGGTTTTTGTTTTTTGTGGTAGTTACAGTTTTTATTCTGGGGAGCAATTTACTGTTTGCGGGAGCCTATTTCTTGGCAGGGAGAGCCGAGCTGTCTGGTCTGTTTAGCCATAACGAATGGGATCATTTCTTGCAATGTGTTTATTTCTCTTTTCAGTCCTTTACTACAGTAGGCTTTGGTTCTATTTCTCCAGTGGGACACTTCAGTAGTATCGTTTCGTCGATTGAGTCGGTGTATGGATTGATTTCTTTTGCCTTCATCACGGGTTTGCTATACGGACGTTTTTCCAGACCTCAGGCGATGTTTAAATACAGCAAAAACGCTCTGATTGCTCCATACAAGGATGGAAAAAGCTTGCAGTTTCGATTTGTGAATCGACGGAGTAGCCAGATCATAGAACTGTCTGCAGATGTGATGTTGAGTTACAACAAGAAAATTGGAGGTAGCTATGCCAGAAAATTTTCCAGACTTCAATTAGAAATTGATAGTATTCTTTTCTTGCCTCTCAACTGGACGCTGGTGCATCCCATCGACGAGAAATCACCTCTTTATTCTTTGACTCAAGAGGAGCTGGTAGAAGGTGGTGCAGAAATCATGATCCTTATTAAAGGTTTTGATGACACCTTTAGTCAAATTGTTCATTCGCGATATTCATATACTTTCGACGAAGTAGTATGGGATGCCAAATTTGTAAAGCCCTATCATGTAGATGAAAATGGTGAGATGGTCCTGGATAAGGATTTGGTCGATGAGTATGAAAAAGTCTAA
- a CDS encoding glycoside hydrolase family 30 protein, translating to MKRIILGVWMLMAFLLACQESDDSVAPPPKVEPPVVDLPEVETFITKANESAKLQYYDSYIGAPAQNPSIDLSIDLATTYQEMDGFGFALTGGSAGHIYYMGETEQNELLQELFGSGDGSIGISYLRISVGASDLDAEVFSYNDLPAGQTDEQQENFSIAHDQEIIIPILKKILAINPDIKIMATPWSPPAWMKTNGSSVGGRLKEEYYDSYALYLLKYLQAMEAEGITIETLSVQNEPLHEGNNPSMGMSAEEQNAFIKNSLGPLFSANNIETKIILYDHNADMASYPISILDDEETRKYVDGSGFHLYAGDISALSNVHNAHPDKNVYFTEQWFGSPGNFAGDLKWHIRELMIGATRNWSKNVIEWNLSSSPSLQPHTNGGCSSCLGGIEIDGSQVIRKAGYYVIGHASKWVRPGSLRIASDYSNSIPNVCYLTPDNQIVLLALNNTDNYQTFNVTQGDILFSASLDAGSVGTFIWDPNQE from the coding sequence ATGAAAAGAATTATTTTGGGCGTATGGATGTTGATGGCTTTTTTACTGGCATGTCAGGAGTCAGACGACTCGGTGGCTCCTCCCCCAAAAGTGGAACCTCCTGTGGTAGACTTACCAGAAGTAGAGACATTTATCACCAAGGCGAATGAATCCGCCAAACTACAATACTATGACTCCTACATCGGAGCTCCCGCTCAGAATCCGTCGATTGATTTGTCAATTGACTTAGCTACTACCTATCAGGAGATGGATGGCTTTGGTTTTGCCCTGACTGGCGGTAGCGCGGGTCATATTTATTACATGGGAGAGACCGAACAAAATGAATTGTTGCAGGAACTCTTCGGATCGGGAGATGGCTCAATAGGTATTTCTTATCTGCGTATCAGCGTTGGGGCATCAGATTTGGATGCTGAAGTGTTTTCTTATAATGACTTGCCGGCTGGCCAAACAGACGAGCAGCAAGAGAATTTTTCGATCGCTCACGATCAGGAGATTATAATTCCAATCTTGAAAAAGATATTGGCCATCAATCCAGACATCAAAATCATGGCAACCCCTTGGTCGCCTCCTGCATGGATGAAAACGAATGGATCAAGCGTAGGAGGAAGATTAAAAGAAGAGTACTATGATTCTTATGCGCTCTACTTGCTAAAGTATCTCCAGGCAATGGAGGCAGAAGGTATTACTATCGAGACGCTGTCCGTTCAAAATGAACCTTTGCATGAAGGCAACAACCCAAGTATGGGCATGTCAGCGGAGGAGCAAAATGCTTTTATCAAAAACAGTTTAGGTCCGCTTTTTTCAGCTAACAATATTGAGACAAAGATCATTTTGTATGATCACAATGCAGATATGGCTTCTTATCCCATTTCCATTTTGGACGATGAGGAAACCAGAAAGTATGTAGATGGATCAGGGTTTCATTTGTATGCGGGTGATATCTCTGCACTATCAAATGTCCACAATGCCCACCCGGATAAGAATGTATACTTCACCGAGCAGTGGTTTGGATCTCCGGGCAATTTCGCTGGGGATTTGAAATGGCACATCAGAGAGTTGATGATTGGCGCGACCAGAAACTGGAGCAAGAATGTAATCGAGTGGAATCTATCTTCCTCCCCAAGTTTACAACCTCACACCAATGGAGGCTGTAGTTCCTGTCTCGGAGGAATAGAAATTGATGGGAGTCAAGTGATCCGAAAGGCGGGCTATTATGTGATAGGACATGCCTCCAAATGGGTGAGGCCAGGATCGCTCCGAATCGCTTCGGACTATTCTAATAGCATTCCTAATGTTTGCTATCTCACACCAGATAATCAGATAGTCCTGCTAGCACTCAACAACACTGACAATTATCAAACATTCAATGTCACGCAGGGAGACATTTTATTTTCGGCATCACTGGATGCAGGGTCAGTTGGGACTTTCATCTGGGATCCAAATCAGGAGTAA
- a CDS encoding DUF6377 domain-containing protein produces the protein MRSILGLWLLFGVLWPAQSESLDSLLLVLDQEIQERSAYDSQRELRISSIKGLLDDPNLDPSEKYHVQAQLIREYATYTFDSALHYINQNISLAEEQGNSEFLSEARLYQAKMLAYSGSYKEALDILQLVDKETLKESTVRMYFMVYHKVYEDLHFYSRIESNNQNYRVLLDAYTDSLTHYLNPDTDLYWDLIEKEYRDSRKMEKCLEINKKRMAQAKMATPQYALIAFQRSLIHEINGDIEQQKVYLSLSAISDLRASIKDNASLTQLALLLYEEKEIDRAYRYIKVSFEDAEFFNSRLRFIEISNIFPLITAAYQKRIDKQNEQLRTSLALISLLSLGLAIMVFVTIRQVKKVRKGRNDLRVANMNLKELNDEMKLANEKLNDLNNQLVESDSIKEQYIASFLNICSDFIDKLDNYRRMVKKMITNRKYEELYQTTNSHDLIDRELHLFYETFDSTFLNIYPDFVQQVNGLLLPEEKIELKQGELLNTELRIFALIRLGIQDSSQISKLLRYSVNTIYNYRVKVKNKAAGPRDEFEDQIMQINAIAVSKDSQS, from the coding sequence ATGCGTAGCATATTGGGACTATGGTTACTATTTGGCGTTCTATGGCCTGCTCAATCAGAGAGTTTGGATTCGCTGCTTTTGGTTTTAGATCAGGAGATTCAGGAAAGGTCCGCTTATGACTCCCAGAGAGAGCTTCGCATCAGCAGCATCAAAGGGCTATTAGATGATCCTAATCTTGATCCAAGTGAAAAATACCATGTGCAGGCGCAGCTGATTCGTGAATATGCTACCTACACTTTTGATTCAGCCCTCCACTATATCAATCAAAATATTAGCTTAGCCGAAGAGCAGGGCAATTCTGAGTTTTTGTCAGAAGCCAGATTGTATCAGGCCAAAATGCTGGCCTATTCGGGTTCTTACAAGGAAGCCTTAGATATTCTGCAATTGGTAGACAAGGAGACCTTGAAAGAAAGTACAGTTAGGATGTATTTCATGGTCTATCACAAGGTCTATGAAGATCTCCATTTTTACTCAAGAATAGAAAGCAACAATCAGAATTACCGTGTACTTCTGGATGCATACACCGATTCTTTGACCCATTATTTGAATCCAGATACTGATCTCTATTGGGATCTGATTGAGAAAGAATATCGTGACAGTCGCAAAATGGAGAAGTGTCTGGAGATCAACAAAAAGCGAATGGCACAGGCGAAAATGGCCACTCCACAGTATGCTTTGATTGCTTTTCAACGTTCCCTGATTCATGAGATCAATGGGGATATAGAGCAGCAAAAGGTTTATTTGTCCCTTTCAGCTATTTCGGATTTACGTGCTTCTATCAAGGACAATGCCTCTCTGACCCAGCTGGCTTTATTGCTTTATGAGGAGAAGGAAATCGATAGGGCCTATCGCTACATCAAAGTGTCCTTTGAGGATGCGGAGTTCTTTAATTCTCGTCTTCGGTTCATCGAGATTTCGAATATTTTTCCTTTGATCACGGCGGCCTACCAAAAGCGAATTGATAAGCAAAACGAACAACTTAGGACCAGTCTTGCATTGATTAGTTTATTGTCTCTGGGTCTTGCGATAATGGTATTCGTGACGATCCGACAAGTCAAAAAAGTGCGAAAAGGACGAAATGATCTGCGTGTGGCCAATATGAATCTCAAGGAGCTGAATGACGAAATGAAACTAGCCAATGAGAAGTTGAATGATTTAAATAATCAATTGGTTGAGTCGGACAGCATCAAAGAGCAATACATCGCCAGTTTCCTCAATATCTGTTCGGATTTCATCGATAAGCTCGACAACTATCGTCGCATGGTGAAAAAAATGATCACGAATCGCAAATACGAAGAACTCTACCAAACTACGAACTCACACGATTTGATTGATCGGGAATTGCACTTGTTCTATGAGACCTTTGACAGCACTTTTCTCAATATCTATCCGGATTTCGTACAGCAGGTCAACGGGCTCCTTTTGCCAGAGGAAAAGATTGAGCTTAAGCAAGGAGAACTCTTGAATACGGAATTAAGAATTTTTGCTCTCATTCGTTTGGGGATACAGGACAGTTCTCAAATCTCGAAGCTACTGCGCTACTCTGTCAATACGATCTATAACTATCGGGTCAAAGTCAAGAATAAGGCTGCAGGTCCTCGAGATGAATTCGAAGACCAGATCATGCAGATCAATGCAATCGCAGTCTCTAAAGACTCCCAGTCATAG
- a CDS encoding PKD domain-containing protein has product MKRLFRNQNYLMALLIAPIMITACGEESDDPIEAPLAGFDVTVSEENTMMVSVSNTSVDGDTYSWDFGDGSDPVTTTDASHTYTESGTYTITLTATNEGGSDDATQQVSVSGFGENLVTAGDMSDASAWTSTALWTAADNMTAHDFVDGAFVFKSGTNDNGDVYEYSNHMLYQEVSLTAGSTYQFEASLSSTTGSNGTWFEVYLLSAEPVVEDDIQGVQVALKAYGDGENCTVGEFSGDIMEVAAGCTANAYEGIMDANGQFTVTADDLSEGGSVFLLFKVGSGWAPEGTVASFGDGIVLDDIVIKEVL; this is encoded by the coding sequence ATGAAAAGACTATTTAGAAATCAGAATTATTTAATGGCACTGCTGATAGCACCCATCATGATCACTGCTTGTGGAGAAGAAAGCGATGATCCTATAGAAGCTCCACTGGCCGGGTTCGATGTGACGGTGAGCGAGGAGAACACCATGATGGTTAGTGTCAGCAATACTTCGGTCGACGGGGATACCTACAGCTGGGATTTTGGAGATGGTAGCGATCCAGTGACTACTACAGATGCATCACATACCTATACTGAAAGCGGAACTTACACCATTACTTTGACCGCTACTAATGAGGGTGGCTCTGACGATGCAACTCAACAGGTAAGTGTATCTGGATTTGGTGAGAATTTGGTTACTGCTGGAGATATGTCCGATGCTTCTGCATGGACTTCAACAGCTCTGTGGACTGCAGCGGATAACATGACTGCCCATGATTTTGTGGATGGTGCCTTTGTCTTCAAAAGCGGTACTAATGATAACGGTGATGTTTATGAATACAGCAACCACATGCTCTATCAGGAAGTAAGTCTGACTGCTGGTAGCACTTATCAATTTGAAGCTAGTCTGAGCAGCACCACCGGTTCTAATGGTACTTGGTTCGAGGTGTATTTACTTTCTGCTGAGCCAGTTGTCGAGGATGACATTCAGGGTGTACAGGTGGCATTGAAAGCCTATGGTGATGGCGAAAACTGTACAGTAGGTGAGTTCTCTGGAGATATTATGGAAGTGGCTGCTGGATGTACTGCCAATGCCTATGAAGGAATCATGGATGCCAATGGACAGTTCACAGTCACTGCTGATGATTTGAGTGAAGGTGGTAGTGTGTTCTTGCTTTTCAAAGTAGGATCCGGATGGGCTCCAGAGGGTACAGTAGCCTCTTTTGGTGACGGTATCGTGCTGGACGACATTGTAATTAAGGAAGTACTATAA
- a CDS encoding SusC/RagA family TonB-linked outer membrane protein, translating to MKHIDVFRKLGVVWMLVLLTSTITLAQQSTISGKVLDELQEPLPGATVQVEGTTVGAITDIDGYFTISHDFTPSSQIIISSLGYITQTLMVGSQSTFEISLQEDIVSLEEIVVVGYGTQEKKDVTGSIAVVGDEDLSQRPNTQIGSLIQGKAAGVQVMSSSGKPSQGLNIRIRGTNSINAGSEPLYVVDGVPTTDTRSINPADVESISILKDASSAAIYGAQGANGVVLITTKKGSTKQAQINFTAYGGFSEVWNTIPVLKSRDYIELMQEMGQNTNWAQYDDETDWQDEVFRKGTSQNYQLSVSGMDEKTNYYISGGWTDQKGAIRTSEMNRTNFKVNLDHTVNDWIKVGTRVAYTMYSDVDVTDNQAVNSGGVLLGALSTPPIIGIYNEDGTFTSNPFQNWENPLASTDGSDRNYRNQRLIGNAYAEVSFLKNFTFRSNIGLDHNNDIYDYFLNPYLTSYGRALNGRAENNTNKNQYYILDNTLKFNKQLGESKFEILVGAVQQKFRWESNRVVTQNFSSDGIQTPNAGSEIIAATASKSEKANQSYISRVHYEYADKYLITANFRADGSSVFGPDNRWGYFPSVSAGWRISEESFLQGISALSDLKLRAGWGIVGNDQLSGANQYSYLGLVGGGANYPIGGITQPGTYPASISNNTLKWEESEQINFGLDLGLWNNRVGVTIDAYQKTTTDLLLNAPLPRSTGFDNAIQNVGELENKGLEFVISTVNLDSDLKWNTDFNLSFNRNKVVDIVGQEIYDGSIAGRGEASLVREGEPLGTLYGYVYGGVDPQTGDAYYIGADGESTFDPRAEDRKIIGNANPDFFYGMTNTLSYKGLSLLVFLQGSYGNDMLNATRIDTEGMTDPKNQSTAVLDRWQQPGDVTDIPRSSWGNTDNSRISTRFIEDASYLRIKTITLGYDLPQTLLSKANIKGLKVYVTGENLFTFTGYKGFDPEVNAFGYSNTAQGIDYGTYPQTRNFIAGLSLTF from the coding sequence ATGAAACACATTGACGTTTTCAGGAAATTGGGTGTTGTATGGATGTTGGTATTATTGACCAGCACGATCACCCTGGCTCAGCAGAGCACGATTAGTGGGAAGGTATTAGACGAGTTGCAGGAGCCACTCCCTGGCGCGACAGTTCAGGTAGAAGGCACCACGGTAGGAGCCATCACGGACATCGATGGATACTTTACGATCTCACACGATTTTACCCCATCGAGCCAAATCATCATCAGCTCGCTAGGATACATCACACAAACACTAATGGTAGGTAGTCAGTCGACTTTCGAAATCAGTCTTCAGGAGGATATAGTAAGTCTTGAAGAAATCGTGGTGGTAGGATATGGTACGCAAGAGAAAAAGGATGTGACCGGTTCGATTGCAGTGGTGGGCGATGAGGATTTGAGCCAAAGACCCAATACGCAGATTGGCTCGTTGATCCAGGGAAAGGCCGCGGGCGTACAGGTGATGTCTAGTAGTGGAAAGCCCTCTCAAGGGTTGAATATCAGAATTAGAGGAACGAACTCAATCAATGCGGGTAGCGAGCCACTTTATGTAGTCGATGGAGTTCCTACGACTGATACACGCTCGATCAATCCTGCCGATGTAGAATCCATTTCTATTTTGAAGGATGCGTCTTCCGCTGCTATATATGGAGCTCAGGGCGCCAATGGAGTTGTGTTGATAACGACCAAGAAAGGCTCGACCAAACAGGCACAGATCAACTTTACTGCTTATGGGGGGTTCTCTGAAGTTTGGAATACCATACCAGTTTTGAAAAGCAGAGACTACATCGAGCTAATGCAGGAGATGGGTCAAAACACCAATTGGGCACAGTACGATGATGAGACCGATTGGCAGGACGAAGTGTTTAGAAAGGGCACTTCGCAAAACTATCAATTGTCTGTGTCCGGTATGGATGAGAAAACCAATTACTACATTTCTGGAGGCTGGACAGACCAAAAAGGAGCGATTCGAACTTCTGAAATGAATCGAACCAACTTCAAAGTGAACTTGGATCATACAGTAAATGATTGGATCAAGGTTGGAACCCGAGTAGCCTATACCATGTATTCAGATGTAGACGTTACGGATAACCAGGCCGTCAATTCAGGTGGTGTGTTGCTCGGAGCACTTTCGACTCCTCCGATCATTGGCATCTACAACGAGGACGGGACTTTTACAAGCAACCCCTTCCAAAACTGGGAGAATCCACTGGCCAGTACGGATGGCTCGGATCGTAACTACAGAAACCAAAGGTTAATTGGAAATGCTTATGCTGAGGTTTCATTCTTGAAAAACTTCACTTTCAGATCGAACATCGGTTTAGATCATAACAATGATATCTACGATTACTTTTTGAATCCCTATTTGACCAGCTATGGTCGTGCCTTGAATGGCCGAGCAGAGAATAATACCAATAAAAACCAGTACTATATTCTGGATAATACGCTGAAATTCAACAAGCAATTAGGAGAAAGTAAATTTGAAATACTGGTAGGTGCCGTTCAGCAAAAGTTCCGATGGGAAAGCAACCGAGTGGTAACGCAGAATTTCTCAAGCGATGGGATTCAAACGCCTAATGCTGGGTCAGAAATCATTGCTGCTACAGCATCAAAATCTGAAAAGGCCAATCAGTCTTATATCTCCAGAGTGCATTATGAATATGCGGACAAATACCTGATCACAGCCAATTTCAGAGCGGATGGTTCTAGTGTTTTTGGGCCGGACAACCGCTGGGGTTACTTCCCTTCAGTTTCTGCAGGATGGAGAATTTCTGAAGAAAGTTTCTTGCAGGGGATCAGTGCATTGAGTGATTTGAAATTGCGCGCTGGCTGGGGTATTGTGGGTAATGATCAGCTCAGTGGAGCGAATCAGTACTCTTACCTTGGTTTGGTAGGTGGTGGAGCCAACTATCCAATTGGTGGGATCACTCAGCCTGGAACTTACCCAGCTTCCATTAGTAACAACACCTTGAAGTGGGAAGAATCTGAGCAAATCAATTTCGGTTTGGACCTGGGACTGTGGAACAACCGAGTAGGTGTGACCATAGATGCTTATCAAAAAACTACAACGGATCTTTTGCTCAACGCACCGCTACCACGCAGCACAGGCTTTGACAATGCGATCCAAAATGTAGGAGAGCTGGAAAATAAAGGACTTGAGTTTGTGATCAGCACAGTCAATTTGGATAGTGATCTGAAATGGAATACGGATTTCAATCTTTCATTTAATAGAAACAAAGTGGTGGATATCGTAGGACAGGAGATCTACGATGGCTCGATTGCCGGTCGTGGTGAGGCGAGTTTGGTAAGAGAAGGAGAGCCATTAGGAACCTTGTATGGCTATGTCTATGGTGGAGTGGACCCTCAAACTGGTGATGCTTACTACATCGGAGCAGATGGAGAAAGTACTTTTGATCCTAGGGCTGAAGATAGAAAGATCATAGGAAATGCCAATCCCGATTTCTTCTATGGGATGACCAATACACTTTCTTACAAAGGGCTGTCGCTTTTGGTGTTCTTGCAGGGATCCTATGGCAATGACATGTTGAATGCTACTCGCATCGATACCGAGGGTATGACCGATCCAAAGAATCAATCAACGGCAGTTTTGGACAGATGGCAGCAGCCTGGTGATGTAACGGATATCCCAAGATCAAGCTGGGGGAATACGGACAATTCGAGGATTTCTACTCGCTTTATCGAGGATGCTTCTTATCTCAGAATCAAAACCATCACGCTGGGGTATGATTTGCCGCAGACGCTATTGTCTAAGGCCAATATCAAAGGGCTGAAGGTGTATGTGACAGGAGAAAACCTCTTCACCTTCACAGGATACAAAGGATTTGATCCGGAAGTTAATGCCTTTGGCTATAGCAATACCGCCCAGGGAATCGACTATGGTACCTATCCCCAAACCCGAAACTTTATCGCCGGCCTTAGCCTCACATTCTAA